In the genome of Pagrus major chromosome 17, Pma_NU_1.0, the window TGCGGCTGCATGATGTCTTGCAAAGCTGGATGACCTTCTGTTGGCTAGTGCTTCCACTCCAAGCAGAACAAAATAAGAGAACTAGCAATCTAAacacctttttcacagcagatacTGTGACATATCAAAAAGCAGAAAGGACCTTAGGAAAGGTATAAACCCACATCAAAGGAGGCTTATTTGTTACACCTGTGCTGTGTCTTCTGGCTCACTGTAATTTGCCTGTTCAGCGCCAGTGTTTGCAGAGATAACGCTGTAGTCACGCACAGGCGATGTGAATATAAGTCCTTGTCATGTTGATGATAAACATTTCGCGTGTAGTGAATACCTGTTGGTGGCATCGAATAACTTGTTCAGCAGCACACTTCTGTGTAACTCAAGTGTAGATAACAAACATTAAGTTCCACAGAAGCACAGGCCTGCTGCCAAAACAATAAACCTGATCCATCTCTATTATCATGTACCTTTGAAATTGTCGCCATACGCCTTCAAGCATTGAAATGCTAGAATATACCAAACATTCCTATTTGAATAGGAATGTTTTCTTCTTAGATCCTTTAGTTTGTGGCTTTTGTCTATCACACAGACTGTTCATACATCTCACgtttcacattttacttttgtttagaTATAGCTGCTCGGGTTTAGTGTATGTGTCTTTCCCCATGGCTACAGATCAATCATATTATATTAAACCCACAATAACTGATGTTGTTGGCATCTTGGGGGCAATGGGGacaaatatttctttaattatGCATCCAACAGTTAAGGAGCAACATTATTGTTCAGTTGGAGCCGTGCTTCCGGCCACTTGATGGATGTCtagtgtgtctgtttttttttattattattattattgtttttggcctttgcatggctttattgatagacAGTTTCAGAGAGATGACGGGAAACAGGGTGAGAGAGAcgggggtgacatgcagcaaagggcccaggctgcagcgaggacaaagcctctgcacatgggacgcctgctctaccaactgggCTAATGGGCGCCCCCAGTTTGTCTGACTTTTACTctctttttgctgtttttggcctcaaccaactcctgagggacatatctgtctctttagcttcTAAAATGCTCCATTAGATCATCAACAGTAAAGTCGTGGGCCAGAAAGCTGAAACTCACTTTAacctttcacatttttatttcattgttgttataaaaatattaaatatagccactttaaatatttgtttttatccaaGTACTGTTATCAAGtcagaaaacaaatcacatttaaCATATTATTCAGGGAGCAGGGAACTCAATGAAAGAAATCCAGTATTTGTTGTTAAATAGTGACATGGAGAAGTAGAATTAATGTATTACTGCACACTGACGTTAAAGATGTGTTGACTTCCTTTTTTATTGAAGCCAACTGACCTTCCTAAGAAATTTGAAGGTGCGGGGGAGTGACTTCTCTGTAATCTTAAACTTCCGTGGGCAGAAAGCCAGTTACATCTGATTCCTGTTAAAGGCAAAAGCAAAAGCACCAATACAATGAGGAAATTGTagaaatgagaaaacatttaACTATGAAGTAAAAGTAGTTGATTAACATTCTGTAAGCATAACAAAGGCAAGAAACATGTATCAGtttaacttaagtttaattgTTGCTAaaatttatagaaaaaaaagatctatTTCGTGAAGAACAGTCGCGGTGTGAAAATATTTCCAGTCAATAATTACAGTACAAATATAACAGGATGTTTAAACAACTAACAAATCATTAAGTACCACTTTCCAGTTTCACTGAGAAGATAGGGGGAGACATTACATTACAGCAAAATGTAATACAGTTATAGTGCGAACTGATTGTTCAAAGTGTGTAcaaaaatcaaccaaaacatctACAAATGTTAAATACAGACACTTTACAAAAATCATCCAGATAAGAATTACACGTCAGttacaaaattattttttaacaattttaagGCATTGCAATAATATGATGAGAATATCTATATGAGTGACTTGCTATGAGGGAATGCATAGAAATTGTGCAGCTTCTACAAATAAACTTTTATCAAAGTTTTCATCAGACAGGAAGACATTTTGGCTGTTAGTTtgctttaaaagtgaaaaaccACTTTAATACAATATGAGATTTCCTGACAAAGGACAGTCAGTGTCCTCAAAGTTAAAACCATAAGGCCTAAAGTGTGTTTTACCTCTACCAGGAAACTGCTTCAGATACAGTGAATAAACTCGACTCGTGCAACAACAAAATTAGAAACCTTTACACCATGATGAGGTTTCCatcacatttatattattttatctgtgtgtctctgtccaaGAGAATTCATTTTAGATGCTACTAGTGTCATACTTTGCTATATTCATAATTCCTAAACTGTGTACCGTGTGACATTAAAGACTGGACGGTGGGAACCTCCTGACCCAAATGATCTATgagcacaaaaatgacatatTCCAAActtaaaacacaagaaaatatgttttgttttatgtaaacaaacttcagatttcactcaaaaataattatttgcgTACTTCAACCATAACAATTAGTGTTATACTGCTCATACAGTACTTTCTCTTTCACTTGTGGAAATCATGAACGCACTCAGTGTCAGCGTTTGGTCCACGTTTCTCAGTAGTGCTAATATTTGTTCTTGCTGGGGTGTTCAGACAGTAATTTGTCTACACCAAGAAATGAAGGATGTATTTCTGATTATAAAGTCATAGTCAGACTTGGTACCTTAAGTGCTTGATCCAGAATCTCAACCCTGAAATGGTTTGACATACTCAATTAGAAAAATCCAAGAGGAATTTTCTATTTATGCTTTTCTGTGCTTCTAACTTTATTTCTCTCCTTATGATCCAGTTACTGACTTTGAGTGGTACTGAGTTTTTGTGCAGTGAATTATGTGACTGCAATGGAGTCCTTCAAACTGTACCGTCGGTGTACATTGTAGCCTGAAGGAAATTCCATGAAATGCAGAGGATGTTTTGTTTCCTCCCTTTCACTCGGGTGTGGAAAATCGTTCCCCAACTAACCTCTACAATAAGTCATTAACCTCCCAGGTCCTCATTGTCTGTAGTGTAAAACACTCTGCCTTTTGGCTTACTCCAGAAAGCAGCGAGCCAACACCTCGCCCTGTCcctgaaatgctgttttaacAGGAGCTCGTCTGGAGGTTGCTCTCAGTGAggatggaggtgatggtggaggggTCATACAGGCTGTCGTCGTCATCTGAGCTAAGGGCTGAGGAATCCAAAACTGGGCGCATTGATGCCTGGGCTTTTCTCCTGTGACACAGAAACATCATTGATGTAATTAATATCAAACATtgtcattaattcatttatttagatCCCCATTAGCCACTAGCAAGACAGAAACtattcttcctggggtccaCCCATGTAGTCATCATTAACTATTGAAACAATGATAGTGATCACTTGCTTTATTCGCAAATGCTGCCAGGTGATCATAGCGCGCCCTCTGCTGGAATATTAGGGAACAACATGCCTTTTCCTGTTACTAGTGCGAGCATGTATGGAATTGAATTCCTCATGCGGCACATGAGTAATGTGCTGTTAAAGTTTAATGACACACAGTTTCACACGTGGGTGATTGCAGATTTCTTTTacacacatcacattgtgaAATACTGCACCTCAGGGAGCCTGTGTGAATCTCTACCAGgtgtctgtaagtgtgtgtaacGACAAAAGAATCTGAGTTCATTTGTGAGAACGTCATTTACATGcagttttattcattcagtgaCATGGGAAGGAGGAGATGGTGTCTCTGCCTCTGACTCATGTGGCTGTGAGGAAGTGTCTTGCATAAGCTCAAAAAACCCATATGCCTTTATTCTGCCTGAGCGCCAAAAAGACATCTATGTAAAAAGGGTGAGTCTGCGAGGTAATAGGATGGAACAGGGGTGTGGGGTTTTAAAAACGTACTGTCACCCACCACAGGGAGATTTAAGGGCAGCTCAGGAGTTAGTAGCTAtctcaaagaagaaaaaacagcaactgAAAATGTCTGCAAAGTTGCAAGACAATGAGGTCTGGGAGCTCCATGTAACTGCCATGTAACAGTTTAGAAAGTCCTGCCCGATGCATATGTAAAACGTCACACCAGATGCGCACACTGTTCTTTTACACCCCACACCAATTTTGCCTGTGATACACTGGCACGCTATCTAACAGACActtgttgttttattcagtgAGAAACACAATtcgagagaaagaaaaggaaatgctTACTTGAGCTCAGTTTCGAGTGCCGTGACTCTGGTCTGCAAGGCGTCTTTGAGCTCCATCTGTTCCTCCATGTCTCTCTGAGCCTTTCTCCTCATCCCATCTATCCTTTCCAGCTCTGTCTCCCCTTCGTCTACCTGCCTCTTCAGAGCTTTCACTCTCAGAGAAAGCTGCAACATGGGATAAGGTTTAACTGTAGTTtgactgtatatgtgtttgaTACATGTTCTAATATTGACATATGTGTATACCTGGTCTCTCTGCTCAGTGTGTGCAAGTCTCTCCTCATCCAGCGTCATACTGAGTTCTTTTAGTTTCCTCTCCAGACGTCTTTGAGATCCCAACACAGTGTTCTTATCCCTTTAAATATACAAGAGAAGAACAGAGAATGAACATTTTCCACCTCATTACTCTCATGAAGCTTTCTGGAGCCAGGTATTAAAATCTGGCTTTACTGGACTCTCAGTTGTGTGGATGCAAAACTGAAGTGAGAGTGACAGTGAAAACGCTTGATGTTCGAGCCTAAAACATGGGTTCCATTCCTTAAATGCTAAAATATCCCCTCGAAGAAGGAGTTAAATCACTTTCATAGTTTCATTAACATTTGAGATATTCAGttgtcaaacaaacaagcatgaaaaaaaattatcctGAATGAATATCTACTGGATAGCAGCATGTTGTCTCTCTGTTACCTTTCCTCACTCCGAAGGCGTTCTTCCAGATCTTGGATCTTGTTCTCCAGCTGGGAGACTCCTGCAGAGGAGCGACTCTGGCCCTCCATGTCAGCCACACGACCcctcagctccttcagctgCAGGACAGACACGGACAAACAGCAGGTCAACAAATACCCAGAATACACTTGATTCTGTGTAAAAGCTTTGGACTGTATTATGAGTTTCAGTGAGTACAATGAATGACTGAACAATGACTGAATGCTTCAGTTACAAATGATCACAAATGTcaggaaacagtgtgtgtgtgtgtgtgtgtgtgtgtgtgtgtgtgtgtgtgtgtgtgtgtgtgtgtgtgtgtgtgtgtgtgtgtgtgtgtgtgtgtgtgcgcgcgtgtgtgcgtaTGTACGTACATGTCTCTCCATGGCGTTCTTGTCCAGCTCCAGGTCCTGTTTGGAGGATCTCTCCTGCATGAGCTCAGAGCGGAGCTGATCGATCTGGTCTCTGCTCCTGGCCACTCGGTCTGTCATCATCTCCGCActgcttctctcctcctccagctccaacTCCAAACGCTTCAGCTTGTCCTGACAGAGACGAGATGAGATCGACTGTAGCAGATGCTCAGAGGGGAGACTGTGTGTACTTGATGATGCCGAGTTTGGACATGTGAGCATATAAATACTCTTTGTCTGTAATAACTAAGTGTATGCACATTAAAGGGATAATTCACCCCAAAGTCGTtcattgtaaagcccactgaggcaatgtgactgtgattttgggctatataaataaaaaaaatattttgaaccACGAGGTGTGCTGATGCCCATATCTTACCTCCAGGATACGAATCTCCCGGGTTTTCTCATTATAGCTGTTTTTGCTGGCCTCTATCTCTCCCTCAAGATGGCGCAGTCTGTTAGTGAGGAGCTCCTTATCCAGCTGGTGGTTGTCTCTCTCCTCAATTGCAAGCAGAAGCTCCTTCTTCTGTCGTGACATCTAGTTAAATGCATCATCATATTAGAAACAGAAATGTCGGACTGAATGTTCATCATTGTGTGGTTTTGCATGTTatatcacacagaaacatgaataCAACCGGTCAAGCGTGCGCCATGAATATTGTGTGTCAAAACTATTGAAAACACTCAGACCagacatcattttcataatACAAACAACAACCAGGCCAAGCAAGCCGGTACTCATGCAAGCAAACACtctaaacaaaaatacacacttcTTCCTCCAGTCTCTTCAGATTTATGTGACTTCTATCCAGTTCACTCTGAGCGTCGTTTCCGTGACGTTGCGCCTCCTGCATTTCCTTGcgtgtcctctctctctgctcctccagctgaACCCTGAGAGCCTGTGCTTCCTCTCTTGAGGACACGGTCAGAGACTCATACTGACAGAGGAGACCAGGGGGGGGACGAGGAGaaaatttttttattattttattttgtgctgtgAATCCTCTAGAGAGCAGTTGGAGACTTTAAGCTGCAGAGGCTCTCATTTGTTTGTTAAAGTATGAACAGGATGTCTCCCTCCTACCTCCTTGTTGAGTTTCTCCAGAGCTCTCTCCTGCTGTCGTTTGGTCTCTTCCAGCTGGTTGATGGCCTGTTTGAGcgtctccttctctttctctgtatcCTCCAGACGCTGGCTACAACCACGATGCTCCTGGCTCAGTCTGGAAGCTTTTCGCATGGCCTCATCTAGCTCAGATCTCAGCCCTCTCACCTCAGTGTGGAGGGCGAGCTCTGCCTCTGAGCTCTCTGTGGCGTTGTTCTGCAGCTGAGCCTgaggaaaccacagaggaggCCCAATTATGTTTAAATACGTCTACGGTTTGCACGGATTTCATGCCTCGATGTggtgtgtgagaggatgttacTCGCCTCTAACCGTGAGAGTTTCTCTTTAAGACGTGTGTtggcctcctcctgctcctgctgggCATCTTGGAGCGATTTAACGTCAATCTGAGCTCTACTGAGATGTGTTTTACTGGTATCCAGTTCCTCCTCAGCTAATGAGAGTTTCTCTTTGAGCTGGCTAGCTTCACTACGCGTCTCATCAAGCTTCTGCTCCAGCTCTGAGACAATGGCTGGGTTTGGAAGCTATAGGCAGGGAGACAAGACCATTATGTAGacgaaaaaagacaaagagagatgaTAGAGATTATAAATGAGAATATATAACCAGGTAATTTCTGTCATTTACACTGTTTTAACCTCACTAAGATCTAAATATTCCCTTCAGGTTGTTTTAATCCTTCATTGTAAGATTTAACTAACCcgtttgtttttctcctgtgcCCTGGCAACATCCTCTTTGGCCCTCTGCAACTGCTCCTTTAGCCTGTCGATTTCATACTTCAGCTCTGCCTCCTGGGCCTGGTGAGATTTCTTTATGGAGATGACCTCCATGACCTTCTTGTCGTACTCCGTCCTCTGCTTCTCCACCTCGGACTTGGCCTTCTGGAGATCAGCACTGTATCGCTGAACTTCCTAAACAGAAATACGAAAAATTTGATGGTTAAACTGCTTCATTTTTCATTGAACAGGTCAGGTTATTCACCTGTGCATTGGTGGTCACATAGGGCTGAGTGTATGTTTACTGCACCTGGTTTAGAGACTGAGCGTGGCTCGGGTCTGGTATCTGTTGTTTCATGGTGCTCACTTTCTCCTGGAGCTCCTTTAGTTCCTCCTCAAATTCCTCTTTATCCAGACGGGCTTGCAGAAGTCTAAGAAAAAAGGATCAAATACGGCTGTTcaaaaaatgcaacacattaaGTATTGTTATTTATCTGATCAGAAGCAGTTGGATTGCATGGATGAGCTTAATTGACTTTGATGAGCCAGTAAATCATTATTTAATCTTCGAACAACAGGAAATAAATCAGCATTCCCCTGTTACCACAGTCAGACAGTCTACAACAAGTTTTTTGCTAAACACAGAAATCTAAGATCATCCACACCACTCCTCTGTATCTTTATAGTTTCTGCTCACATACAGTGTTACATTGCATGGACACAATGAGAAAGAGAACAGCCTAATGTAAATATGTCATGTACTGAAGCTACAGACTGTAACTGGTGTTTAGCATCATTTCTGCTCAACTAAAGTACTAAAAATGGCCAAAATTGACATCGCACCCACGTACTTGACAGTATTTGAATTTGGATCATCTAATTACTGTACACAGACATGAATTAGGAGTGTAAGTGTGGATGACCAAACTACAGTCAGACAGTTGTTAGCACAGCTAGCCACATCTACAGGACTGCACATCTAAACACAGATGGTGTTCAATCAGTGACTCTCACGGTGTTTCAGGGCTGCTGGGTGGCTCTCTGACAGAGAGCAGGTGAAACAGGTggaatgaaaaagaagagatgGACACACATTAGTAGTACAGTAGGTGCAAAGAGAAACCATAAGAAGATGGTGACAAAATCCATGTCAAAGTAAGTAATGGAAATCCCAAATCCAGGTAGGTAATAATGaatacaacaatacaacagGCATAAGTCTCTCTACTCTTGTGAACAGCATAACGTATTAGAATGGACTCACTCTTGTTTAGTTGTTCGAAGTTCGTCTCTGGTGGCATGAAACTGCTCCATCCAGTGGCTGCTCTCGTCTCTACAGTCttcaagctgctgctgcagggagcGAACTGATGCATTTACACGCAACCGCTCCGCCTCGATCCCTGCGTGAGACTGAaacaggagacagaaaaaatgaGAGCCTGTTTGATTATATCTCCACCATTTCATAGACATAAATACATGTGTGGATAGACTCTGCACTGTTTTATTTGAAGAGagacagtttaaaatgttatttctttccAATATTCCAGATAAACAATTGCAGAGGAAATGTTACTACATAGTGCACTGAGGCTGAGTGTGCTCAGTGCACCTGTTCATGCAGCTTTTCCTCTGCAGACACTCCTGTGCTCTTGTCCTCAGGCTTTCATCAGGGGAGTTTTAGTTTTCATAACAGTACTCAGAACGGTAGTACACATGAAATCCCtctctttaaatgtttatgtaCGAAACAGggctgaaaaataaattgaaatattgTTGAAATCACAGTTTGTCAAGTGCACTATTTAAATTACAATattctgaaatgtatttaatcatAAACATCCATTCATGCAGTCAAAACATCCTTGAGTGAGAAATGGatgattctttctttcttctctctctcaataAATCTACAAAAAGCTAACAAACAGATATTGTCACTGCAAAGGAAACAATTGACAAGCACATAGAGGTGGTTTCTCAGGGTCTAGGGTCTGTTGTTGAGGGATTGGTTTTCTCATTTTGCCTTCAATCAATTTCAATTCAATTGTAAGTGATGAATGTCTCCATACTGTGTTTGTTCACACACCTGAGACACCTGCTCCATGCTGCTGCGGAGCTTCTCCATGTCAACACTGTACTGTTCCCGTAGCACCTCGATTTCCTTGTCGTGGCTGGCCACCTCCTCCTTCAGAGCTCCTTTGAGGGCCGTtagctccctctctctctgcctgagTGTGTCCTCCAGCTTCTGTTTCTGCTGGCAGACTTCCATCAGCTGAGCCTGACAAGACATCAGGTCctacagacacagagaagatACAGTACTAACTTGATACTTTTGATCTCTTATCCTACCATTTGTATTGCTCATTTGCAAAAATGCTTACTGGTGAAGCAACTTAGTTTAAATTTGAGTCtcagctgttttaaaaaaaactccaatAGTGGGGGAGAGATAGTTCCTCCCTTTAtatctgtgtgggtgtgttcgTGCAAGCATGTTTCTCTGATACCGTCTTGTTGCCGTTCTCTCTTCTCAGTTCATCCTGAAACTCAGCCAGCTGGTCCTCCATTTCTCTGACCCGTGCCTCTGCGTTCTCCCTGTCCATACGCAGCTGAGTCAGCCTGCGAGGAATAGGGGACACaccgtgtacacacacacacacacacacattactgaATGATTTGAATTCAAATGGCGATGGCACACTTGTTTGTCTTGTGAATAAGTTACAGTAAGTGcttgttttgtgaaattgtgaGGAGCGTGTGCTTGAAAACAAAGTGGGCTTGTCTCACTCCTGACCACCAACACTAACAGATAATGGTACCATGCCCCTTCCTGcttttcctctgtctgtgtgtgtgtgtgtgtgtgtgtgtgtgtgtgtgtgtataagctCTTGTGTCCTCACTCTGATTGTGTTTCATTTAATTCTTTCTTCTTCCGGTCCAGCATCTCCCGGAGCTGCAGATTTTCATCCAGACAGGACTCCAGCTCAGCTTTCAGAGCGGGATCAGAATTGCTAACAGAGTCCTACACACAAGCAGACATGATGAATAAATGAGAGCGGTGAAACATTAGACATCAGGTAGCTCTGGTGGCATAAACAATGGGCTTTTAGGAAATGTTTAAGTGGGCTTGCATTTGCCCAACGATCGATATGCATAAGGGATTAAGTTCTTAGGAGCTATTAGAGATTAAGACCTGCCCACCTTCCTTAAGACAACATATAATGAGTCATTATTGAAGTTAGAttaccatgtgtgtgtgtgtgcacctttGACTAACCCAGAGGGCTTTAAGGATTAATCTGAGGATTAATCTGAAGCACACTCCAGCCCTCCTGGTTAGATTagttaaaagacataaaaactcTTGAGAACAGTCTCCTGCTCTCTAGCAACCAACAGCAATTTCCTTCACTTGATAGTTGGTGCTCTCATTTCAAGGAGACTTTGGatgagtgtttatgtgtggctCTGGATGTGCGCCATGTAATTAGAGCTGATTTAAAGTGGCAGGTTACTCTCTGAATGTTAACATCGTCTGGTGGCAGCCAGTTCCAATCAGCCAAGTGAATTTAAGGAAGTTATATGGGTCATCCAAGGATACCACAGTAACAACCCAAACTCTAGCTCATATTCTCTACATGCCTTTTACCTTATGTTGggcaataaaagacaacacttaatCAGTGGGATTTTGAGGCTTCAAATGAGGGCACACTTTGGAATAACCTGCAAGTAAGAGAAAGTACACGATGGGCCTTTTTAttctattaaaaaataaaactatgtcTTATCCACTAGAGAAAAAAGTATTGTGAATTAAACATAAACTCTCTCCGAATTTCTTTGCCCTCACATTTGTATTTCTGCTTTGCTTACCCTTCTTTCCTCCTGCAGGGCAGTTTGTAGTTCAGCCATCTTTCTTTCaagctctcttttttctctcatccAATCTTCCTGAGGTCTTTCTTTGGGCTGTTGCAGAAAAATGTATATGGGAACATACATGTAAGCAATATGCTCATGCTATTTATTTACCTGACATATGAACCAGTGCAGGCAGAACCActtcaatattttcaaaaagtaCTAACCTTTAGATTCTGAATTTTTTGAAAGATAACCTTGACTTTATGCTTGATGACAACATCGCTCTCATTGGTCCTAAGGGAAGAAAAATGTATGATTATAATCATACATTAAGATTGTATTATGACAGctaaataaagatttttatgTGTTAATCTAGGACAACATGTATCTCCATACCCTTGTCTCAGGATGTTGTATATAGTCTGCATgacctgctcctcctcactgctcatCTCTGCACTCGGACCCTGGTCCAGCAAAAGGTCAGGAGTCACCTTGAGACATAGATCAGAAAACTACTCTTGCAATGTTGCATGCTATGTGGTGTTTGTAGCTCACTGAAAGTCAGCTGTAACGCCgagccagaaaacattttattcttacTTGTGCCTCAGTCAGACTGGCCTGTGGCGTCTCCACAGTGGTGTACCTCCCAGGTGAAGTCCACTGATTAGAAGAGTGTCCAGGAACGTTGGTGACAGCACCCTGGCTGCGTCCCAAGCTGCTGTGAGTTGAGGACGGAGGTGAGGTGTAGGGGTtgggggtgaggagaggagatgtAGCTCTGGGGTCTTGTGGTGCAGGAGGGAGTCCTCTCTGTTGGCCTCCACCATCAAACCTGTTTATTAGTCTGTTGACAGGAGTCTGTCTTTGATTAGAGTGATGCTCATTTGTTCGTTGAGGTGGATCAGGATAGGACTGACTGCTCCCCACTGACCCGTTCAGTCCCGCTTTGTAAGAACCATCCCACATATTCCtgacctgctctctctccccccgTACCCCAATTCCTGCATCCAAATTCCCATAACTACCAGACTTCCCATCCCCTGGTGGCCTAGACAGCTGAAAATCCTCATTGCCTGCCCCTCCCTCCCCATCCCTGTCCAGCAGTGAGCCTTGGGACTGCGCCCGACGTAGTGCGCCTCCCTGCCCTCCTCCAACATCTGCCCCCTGTGTCCCTGgttctgctttctctctcctccgGGGAAGGCTACTGTAACCAGAGGGGTGACTGGTCCTGAGCTGGACCCCATATGAGTCTCCCTTCTCTCCATCCTTCAGGACCACATATGGCTGACCAGCAATACCCTGCACCCTGACTGCCACACCGTATTTGGAGGTAGAATGAGTCTTGGTCTTGGGCTGGGGCCCAGGCTGCCCCCCGCCAGTGTCGCAGAGGTCATTGATGAAGCGGATCTGGACACCGTAGTCCACTGGGGTCTTCCGACCTGAAGATGGTGCGCTCATGCTGGGAACGCAGCAGAGAGCAGGTTAAAAGAAGCAGGAAGCAAAGATGTGGTTAGTTTTATCTAGATTTCTGCACCCAATCAACAGGTTACATATTTGCTGTAgtctagattttttttatagccTGGCCTAGCCCAGACAAACCTTTCCCTCTGTCCTGGTTTGTGTCGGGCTAA includes:
- the cgna gene encoding cingulin isoform X1; translation: MSAPSSGRKTPVDYGVQIRFINDLCDTGGGQPGPQPKTKTHSTSKYGVAVRVQGIAGQPYVVLKDGEKGDSYGVQLRTSHPSGYSSLPRRREKAEPGTQGADVGGGQGGALRRAQSQGSLLDRDGEGGAGNEDFQLSRPPGDGKSGSYGNLDAGIGVRGEREQVRNMWDGSYKAGLNGSVGSSQSYPDPPQRTNEHHSNQRQTPVNRLINRFDGGGQQRGLPPAPQDPRATSPLLTPNPYTSPPSSTHSSLGRSQGAVTNVPGHSSNQWTSPGRYTTVETPQASLTEAQVTPDLLLDQGPSAEMSSEEEQVMQTIYNILRQGTNESDVVIKHKVKVIFQKIQNLKPKERPQEDWMREKRELERKMAELQTALQEERRDSVSNSDPALKAELESCLDENLQLREMLDRKKKELNETQSELTQLRMDRENAEARVREMEDQLAEFQDELRRENGNKTDLMSCQAQLMEVCQQKQKLEDTLRQRERELTALKGALKEEVASHDKEIEVLREQYSVDMEKLRSSMEQVSQSHAGIEAERLRVNASVRSLQQQLEDCRDESSHWMEQFHATRDELRTTKQELLQARLDKEEFEEELKELQEKVSTMKQQIPDPSHAQSLNQEVQRYSADLQKAKSEVEKQRTEYDKKVMEVISIKKSHQAQEAELKYEIDRLKEQLQRAKEDVARAQEKNKRLPNPAIVSELEQKLDETRSEASQLKEKLSLAEEELDTSKTHLSRAQIDVKSLQDAQQEQEEANTRLKEKLSRLEAQLQNNATESSEAELALHTEVRGLRSELDEAMRKASRLSQEHRGCSQRLEDTEKEKETLKQAINQLEETKRQQERALEKLNKEYESLTVSSREEAQALRVQLEEQRERTRKEMQEAQRHGNDAQSELDRSHINLKRLEEEMSRQKKELLLAIEERDNHQLDKELLTNRLRHLEGEIEASKNSYNEKTREIRILEDKLKRLELELEEERSSAEMMTDRVARSRDQIDQLRSELMQERSSKQDLELDKNAMERHLKELRGRVADMEGQSRSSAGVSQLENKIQDLEERLRSEERDKNTVLGSQRRLERKLKELSMTLDEERLAHTEQRDQLSLRVKALKRQVDEGETELERIDGMRRKAQRDMEEQMELKDALQTRVTALETELKRKAQASMRPVLDSSALSSDDDDSLYDPSTITSILTESNLQTSSC